From the genome of Bosea sp. Tri-49, one region includes:
- a CDS encoding ABC transporter permease, with the protein MTEMLAAAMNLLRRLLARRGPALSLAFLTLVALTATFAGLLPLDPLAQSIADSLKPPSAEAWFGTDELGRDILARVVYGARTSLLTAFGAVLIAALIGIPVGLVAGFYGDWRDSLLMRCIDVLLALPNILFAMALIAVLGRSQGAALIAVGIAGIPGFARIARAQVMALRQLDFVMAVRSFGGGPGYIMVRTLLPNILSPLVVQAIVLASIAILLEAALAFLGVGVPPPTPSWGEMLRTGKSYLYEAPSYAVLPGLVLTLTILSFDTIGRALTAILDRDETDASGATIGGRR; encoded by the coding sequence ATGACAGAGATGTTGGCGGCCGCGATGAACCTGCTGCGCCGGCTGCTCGCCCGGCGCGGCCCTGCGCTGAGTCTTGCCTTCCTGACCCTGGTTGCGCTGACAGCAACCTTCGCCGGCCTCCTGCCGCTCGACCCGCTGGCGCAGAGCATCGCGGATTCGCTGAAGCCGCCCTCGGCCGAGGCCTGGTTCGGCACCGACGAGCTCGGCCGCGATATCCTCGCCCGCGTCGTCTACGGCGCCCGCACCTCGCTGCTCACCGCTTTCGGCGCCGTCCTGATCGCGGCGCTGATCGGCATTCCGGTCGGGCTGGTCGCGGGATTCTATGGAGACTGGCGCGACTCGCTGCTGATGCGCTGCATCGACGTTCTGCTCGCGCTGCCGAACATCCTCTTCGCCATGGCGCTGATCGCGGTGCTCGGGCGCAGTCAGGGCGCGGCGCTGATCGCCGTCGGCATCGCCGGCATCCCTGGCTTCGCCCGCATCGCGCGGGCGCAGGTGATGGCGCTGCGCCAGCTCGATTTCGTCATGGCGGTGCGCAGCTTCGGCGGCGGTCCCGGCTACATCATGGTCCGGACCTTGCTGCCCAACATCCTCAGCCCGCTTGTGGTCCAGGCGATCGTGCTGGCCTCGATCGCGATCCTGCTCGAGGCCGCGCTCGCCTTCCTCGGCGTCGGCGTGCCGCCGCCGACGCCAAGCTGGGGTGAGATGCTGCGTACCGGCAAATCCTATCTCTATGAGGCGCCGAGCTATGCGGTGCTTCCCGGCCTTGTCCTGACGCTCACCATCCTCTCCTTCGATACGATCGGCCGGGCGCTGACCGCGATCCTCGACCGGGACGAGACCGATGCCTCCGGCGCGACGATCGGGGGCCGGCGATGA
- a CDS encoding aspartate aminotransferase family protein: protein MQIAAEAVDVAANGTQQAGTLRFEESARQITENARFIAGGVNSNFRLGMAPGPLVFERGEGAYLIDVDGNRIIDYYCGMGATVLGHTPAPVLEAVRKQAEKGILFAGQAPIEYEAAKLICERVPSAERLRFGSSGSEVAQAAIRLARAATGRRTIVKFEGHYHGWFDNILWSTAPGLNAAGPEDVPTPVIGSKGQDPEAGEGLSILGWNDLAALEARLARGDVAAVLMEPAMCNQGAIAPAPGYLEGALVACRKHGALLIFDEVITGFRLGRGGAQERFGVTPDLTLMAKAIANGFPVAAIAGRADLVDMFADGVLHGGTFNAQPIAMAAMVATQKLLTPEHYERSSAHGQRLQDGIRTILADTGIKAQVVGFPLVFHVAFGLDAPARNYRDVARSDKVAYSRFAHALLRRGVRVLERGAWFVSSEHDAAVVDATLEAVRQAAREV from the coding sequence GTGCAGATTGCAGCGGAGGCGGTGGACGTGGCAGCGAACGGCACCCAGCAGGCGGGAACATTGCGTTTCGAGGAATCGGCCCGGCAGATCACCGAGAATGCGCGTTTCATTGCAGGCGGCGTGAACAGCAATTTCCGCCTCGGCATGGCGCCGGGACCGCTGGTCTTCGAGCGCGGCGAGGGCGCCTATCTGATCGACGTCGATGGCAACCGGATCATCGACTATTACTGCGGCATGGGCGCGACCGTGCTCGGCCATACGCCTGCGCCGGTGCTGGAAGCGGTCAGGAAACAGGCGGAAAAAGGCATTCTCTTCGCCGGTCAGGCGCCGATCGAATACGAGGCGGCAAAGCTGATCTGCGAGCGCGTGCCTTCGGCCGAGCGGCTGCGCTTCGGCTCATCTGGTTCGGAGGTGGCGCAGGCGGCGATCCGGCTCGCCCGCGCCGCCACCGGTCGGCGGACCATCGTGAAGTTCGAGGGGCACTATCACGGCTGGTTCGACAACATCCTCTGGTCCACCGCGCCGGGGCTGAATGCGGCCGGGCCGGAGGATGTGCCGACCCCCGTGATCGGCAGCAAGGGCCAGGACCCGGAGGCGGGCGAGGGGCTCTCCATTCTCGGCTGGAACGATCTTGCAGCGCTGGAGGCGCGCCTCGCCAGGGGCGACGTCGCCGCGGTGCTGATGGAGCCGGCGATGTGCAATCAAGGCGCCATCGCCCCGGCTCCCGGCTATCTCGAAGGCGCGCTCGTCGCCTGCCGCAAGCACGGCGCGCTCCTGATCTTTGACGAGGTCATCACCGGCTTCCGGCTAGGCCGCGGCGGTGCACAGGAACGTTTCGGCGTCACGCCCGATCTCACCCTCATGGCCAAGGCGATCGCCAACGGCTTTCCGGTCGCGGCGATCGCCGGCCGAGCCGATCTCGTCGATATGTTCGCCGATGGGGTGTTGCACGGCGGCACGTTCAACGCCCAGCCGATCGCGATGGCGGCGATGGTCGCGACGCAGAAGCTGCTGACGCCCGAGCACTATGAGCGCAGCTCCGCCCATGGCCAGCGCCTGCAGGACGGCATCCGCACGATCCTGGCGGACACTGGCATCAAGGCGCAGGTCGTCGGCTTCCCGCTGGTCTTCCATGTCGCCTTCGGACTCGACGCGCCGGCGCGGAACTACCGGGACGTCGCCCGCTCCGACAAGGTCGCCTACAGCCGCTTCGCCCATGCGCTGCTCAGGCGTGGCGTGCGCGTGCTGGAGCGCGGCGCCTGGTTCGTGTCCTCGGAACATGACGCGGCGGTCGTCGACGCCACGCTTGAAGCGGTGCGGCAGGCAGCCAGGGAAGTCTAG
- a CDS encoding alanine racemase, whose product MAVDSHAALPRLSLGEIEDQHIDGTIKGVPPGVSLRLGDIGRQGWNLLANDMPMPLAVIRESVLKANSAWMAAFTAANDLLIAPHGKTTMAPQLFDLQIADGAWAITVATVQQLAVCRRFGVKRVILANQPVGRQEIAACFDALREPGFELYCLADSIAGVELLAEVAAGHRNANPLRILVEIGFMGGRTGARSREEALAVARAVAASPGLRLAGFECFEGLLSELKAADRLLDEVVSAAAAAEAEGLLGPEPMVLSAGGTSLFDRAGERFNAASFKRSILKLLRSGCYLTHDSTTYTASFRRITMETSLALPPGGLEPALEVWAYVQSRPERGRSLLTVGKRDISYDSGLPVPLRWYRPGGAMARPEPMPAGHTVLALNDQHCHLGTPLESPLQVGDMVAFGIGHPCTTFDKWGLLMLVDDAYHVTGAIRTFF is encoded by the coding sequence ATGGCTGTAGACTCTCATGCCGCCCTGCCGCGCCTGTCGCTTGGCGAGATAGAAGATCAGCACATCGATGGGACCATCAAGGGCGTGCCGCCCGGAGTGTCCTTGCGGCTCGGTGATATCGGGCGTCAGGGCTGGAACCTCCTCGCCAACGACATGCCGATGCCGCTCGCCGTCATTCGCGAGAGCGTGCTGAAGGCCAACAGCGCCTGGATGGCTGCCTTTACTGCCGCCAACGACCTGCTGATCGCCCCACACGGCAAGACGACGATGGCACCGCAGCTCTTCGACCTCCAGATCGCCGACGGCGCCTGGGCGATCACGGTTGCGACCGTACAGCAGCTCGCAGTCTGCCGCCGTTTCGGCGTCAAACGGGTCATCCTCGCCAACCAGCCGGTCGGCCGGCAGGAGATCGCCGCCTGTTTCGATGCCCTGCGGGAGCCGGGTTTCGAGCTCTACTGCCTTGCCGACAGCATCGCCGGCGTCGAGCTGCTGGCGGAAGTGGCCGCGGGGCATCGCAACGCCAACCCGCTGCGCATCCTCGTCGAGATCGGCTTCATGGGTGGGCGCACCGGCGCGCGCAGCCGCGAAGAAGCTCTGGCGGTGGCGCGCGCCGTTGCAGCCTCGCCGGGGCTGCGGCTTGCCGGCTTCGAATGCTTCGAAGGCCTGCTCAGCGAACTGAAGGCTGCCGATCGGTTGCTCGACGAAGTGGTCTCGGCGGCCGCGGCGGCCGAAGCCGAAGGGCTGCTCGGCCCTGAACCGATGGTGCTGAGCGCCGGTGGGACCTCGCTGTTCGACCGCGCCGGTGAGCGCTTCAACGCCGCGTCCTTCAAGCGGTCGATCCTCAAGCTGCTGCGCTCCGGCTGCTATCTCACTCATGATTCAACGACCTACACGGCCTCGTTCCGCCGGATCACCATGGAGACCAGCCTCGCCCTGCCGCCGGGTGGGCTGGAGCCGGCGCTGGAGGTCTGGGCCTATGTCCAGTCGCGGCCCGAGCGCGGGCGCAGCCTGCTCACCGTCGGCAAGCGCGACATCAGCTACGATTCCGGGCTGCCGGTGCCGCTGCGCTGGTATCGGCCGGGCGGCGCGATGGCGCGCCCGGAGCCGATGCCGGCCGGGCACACCGTGCTCGCGCTCAACGACCAGCATTGCCATCTCGGCACGCCGCTTGAGAGCCCGCTGCAGGTCGGCGACATGGTCGCCTTCGGCATCGGCCATCCCTGCACGACCTTCGACAAATGGGGGCTGCTGATGCTGGTCGACGACGCCTATCACGTGACGGGGGCGATCCGGACCTTCTTCTGA
- a CDS encoding M81 family metallopeptidase: MRVFTASLATETNTFAPLYVDRSAFESAFYCPPGTHPDTPTLCSAPIVAARHRAASEGYELVEGTATWAEPAGLVSRDGYESLRDEILGQLQTALPIDIVLLGLHGAMVAQGYDDCEGDLIARVRALAGPDCVIGVELDMHCHLSAQMVDGADIIIAFKEFPHTDFLARAEDLLELCLRTARGEVTPASAVFDCRGLAAFMTSREPGRSFVDRIMAMEGRDGILSISVAHGFQAADVADVGSKVLVITDGDRDKAAALAKRLGLEILGWGQGGSPKHYKPDEGIAAALASAEPGRPVILADRWDNPGGGVAGDSSVMVEALLRHPDIPAAIGALWDPIAVNLCRAAGAGAEIPLRFAGKAAPTSGRPIDAIVQIIGTTADLLIPFEQSWVSLGPAAAIRVGKLDIVLASTRAQTFSPPVFTDLGVDLTAKTLVVVKSSNHFHAAFAPIAASVLYLDSGGPYPPDASKIPYTKVKRPFSPLDPNPWL, from the coding sequence ATGCGCGTCTTCACTGCGTCGCTGGCGACGGAAACCAACACCTTCGCACCGCTCTATGTCGACCGCAGCGCTTTCGAGAGCGCCTTCTACTGCCCGCCCGGCACCCACCCCGATACGCCGACGCTGTGCTCGGCGCCGATCGTCGCGGCGCGCCACCGCGCCGCCAGCGAGGGCTATGAGCTTGTCGAGGGCACCGCGACCTGGGCTGAGCCGGCCGGGCTCGTCTCGCGCGACGGCTATGAGAGCCTGCGTGACGAGATTTTGGGTCAGCTGCAAACCGCCTTGCCGATCGATATCGTGCTGCTTGGCCTGCACGGCGCGATGGTGGCGCAGGGCTACGATGATTGCGAAGGCGATCTGATCGCTAGGGTGCGGGCGCTCGCCGGGCCGGACTGCGTCATAGGCGTCGAGCTCGACATGCATTGTCATCTCAGCGCGCAGATGGTCGACGGCGCCGACATCATCATCGCCTTCAAGGAGTTCCCGCACACCGATTTCCTGGCGCGGGCTGAGGATCTGCTGGAACTCTGCCTCAGGACGGCGCGCGGCGAGGTGACCCCGGCGAGTGCCGTCTTCGATTGCCGTGGGCTCGCCGCCTTCATGACCAGCCGTGAACCCGGCCGCAGCTTCGTCGATCGGATCATGGCGATGGAGGGCCGGGACGGCATCCTTAGCATCTCTGTCGCGCACGGCTTCCAGGCAGCCGATGTCGCCGATGTCGGCAGCAAGGTGCTGGTCATCACCGATGGCGACCGGGACAAGGCCGCGGCGCTGGCCAAGCGGCTGGGGCTCGAGATCCTCGGCTGGGGGCAGGGCGGTTCGCCCAAACACTACAAGCCGGACGAGGGCATCGCTGCGGCGCTGGCCTCGGCCGAGCCGGGCAGGCCCGTCATTCTCGCCGATCGCTGGGATAATCCCGGCGGCGGCGTCGCCGGCGATTCCTCCGTGATGGTCGAGGCGCTGCTGCGCCATCCCGATATCCCGGCGGCGATCGGGGCGCTCTGGGACCCCATCGCGGTGAACCTGTGTCGTGCTGCCGGTGCCGGCGCGGAGATCCCGCTGCGCTTCGCCGGCAAGGCGGCGCCGACCTCCGGCCGGCCGATCGACGCGATCGTGCAGATCATCGGGACGACCGCGGACCTGCTGATCCCATTCGAGCAGAGCTGGGTCTCGCTCGGTCCTGCCGCGGCGATCCGGGTCGGCAAGCTCGACATCGTGCTGGCCTCGACCCGTGCCCAGACTTTCAGCCCACCGGTCTTTACCGATCTCGGCGTCGATCTAACGGCGAAGACGCTGGTCGTGGTGAAGTCCTCGAACCATTTCCACGCCGCCTTCGCGCCGATCGCCGCGAGCGTGCTCTATCTCGACAGTGGCGGGCCCTATCCGCCCGACGCCAGCAAGATCCCCTACACCAAGGTCAAACGCCCTTTTTCTCCACTGGATCCGAACCCATGGCTGTAG
- a CDS encoding ABC transporter permease — MTSYVLRRLAQMLPVLLIASFAIFAMIYAVPGGPVAVIAGENATAEEIAEVTRRFGFDRPMVVQYADWLGRALTGDFGLSLHSRQSVLQLIGERLPATLQLALCAILVALVIGIPVAIASAVRPSSWLDRVLSGWSALALGVPTFWLGILLILLFAVELRWLPSASRYVPLWQSPLDALRSLALPALTLGVYVSGVLGRFLRASLIGEARADYVRTARAKGVPEKRVVGLHIMRNALLPFVTIVGLMMAHFIGGAVVTEAVFTYPGLGRLLIQAITTRDYPLIQGCILVILIAYMLINLAVDMLYAWIDPRIEYR, encoded by the coding sequence ATGACGTCTTACGTCCTGCGTCGCCTCGCCCAGATGCTGCCGGTGCTACTGATCGCCTCCTTCGCGATCTTCGCGATGATCTATGCCGTGCCGGGCGGGCCGGTCGCGGTCATCGCCGGCGAGAACGCCACGGCGGAGGAGATCGCCGAGGTGACCCGGCGCTTCGGCTTCGACCGGCCGATGGTGGTGCAATATGCCGACTGGCTCGGGCGGGCGCTCACCGGCGATTTCGGCCTGTCGCTGCACAGCCGCCAATCGGTGCTGCAACTGATCGGCGAGCGCCTGCCAGCAACGCTGCAGCTTGCGCTCTGCGCCATCCTTGTCGCGCTCGTGATCGGCATCCCCGTCGCGATCGCCAGCGCGGTCAGGCCGAGTTCCTGGCTCGACCGCGTGCTCAGCGGCTGGAGCGCGCTGGCGCTCGGCGTGCCGACCTTCTGGCTCGGCATCCTGCTGATCCTGCTCTTCGCCGTCGAATTGCGCTGGCTGCCCTCGGCCTCGCGCTATGTCCCGCTCTGGCAATCGCCGCTCGATGCCCTGCGCAGCCTGGCTCTGCCGGCGCTGACGCTCGGCGTTTATGTCTCAGGGGTGCTCGGGCGCTTCCTGCGCGCGTCGCTGATCGGCGAGGCGCGGGCGGACTATGTCCGCACCGCCCGCGCCAAGGGCGTGCCGGAGAAGCGCGTCGTCGGCCTGCACATCATGCGCAACGCGCTGCTGCCCTTCGTTACCATCGTCGGGCTGATGATGGCGCATTTCATCGGCGGCGCCGTGGTGACCGAGGCGGTCTTCACCTATCCCGGCCTCGGACGCTTGTTGATCCAGGCGATCACCACCCGCGACTATCCGCTGATCCAGGGCTGCATCCTGGTGATCCTGATCGCCTACATGCTGATCAACCTCGCGGTCGACATGCTCTACGCCTGGATCGACCCGCGGATCGAATACCGATGA
- a CDS encoding IclR family transcriptional regulator gives MPKASENPYVVQPVMKALRVLELVARHGHEIALTAVSKELRIPKTTTFRYLQTLTAAKFLDHNRATDRYTLGPQMRAIARADASVSKIRTLARPAMTELMHEFNETVNLAVKGNGTIVYIDLIEANRSLRMQARIGDSHPMHSTALGKAILAFLPEAERQRQLDLPLTERTGRTLLEREEIERQLRQVARTGYATEMGENEDGAMCIGAPILDEHGYPVAALSISAPLMRMPHSLAAKAGARLREIAAGISAHLGSQPAV, from the coding sequence ATGCCGAAGGCGAGCGAGAATCCTTACGTCGTGCAGCCGGTGATGAAGGCGCTGAGGGTGCTTGAGCTCGTCGCTCGCCACGGCCATGAGATCGCGCTCACCGCCGTCAGCAAGGAATTGCGGATCCCGAAGACGACGACCTTCCGCTATCTGCAGACGCTGACGGCCGCCAAGTTCCTCGACCACAACCGGGCGACCGATCGCTACACGCTCGGCCCGCAGATGCGCGCCATCGCCCGCGCCGATGCCAGCGTCAGCAAGATCCGCACCCTCGCCCGCCCGGCGATGACCGAGCTGATGCACGAGTTCAACGAGACGGTGAACCTGGCGGTCAAGGGCAACGGCACGATCGTTTATATCGACCTGATCGAGGCCAATCGCTCGCTCAGGATGCAAGCCCGCATCGGCGACAGCCATCCGATGCACTCCACCGCGCTCGGCAAGGCGATTCTCGCCTTCCTGCCCGAGGCGGAACGGCAACGCCAGCTCGACCTGCCGTTGACCGAGCGCACCGGCCGAACCCTGCTCGAACGCGAGGAGATCGAGCGGCAGCTGCGACAGGTGGCGCGGACCGGCTATGCCACCGAGATGGGCGAGAACGAGGATGGTGCCATGTGCATCGGCGCGCCGATCCTCGACGAGCATGGGTATCCCGTCGCGGCGCTCTCGATCTCGGCGCCATTGATGCGGATGCCGCATTCGCTCGCGGCCAAGGCTGGGGCGCGACTGCGCGAAATCGCGGCCGGCATCTCGGCACATCTCGGCTCGCAGCCGGCGGTTTGA
- a CDS encoding ABC transporter substrate-binding protein, translated as MMKLSRRQFCMTGLALAGAAPLLAAGPAFAQQLKGGALRVGVLSELANFDPQQLSTVNFHVIKNLYDSLIEYTPDGKPQPSLATEWKIAPDKTSVSLTLRDGVTFHSGAPFKSDSVLATLQKGADPKRGKNVFSTMSIVKDWSAPDERSVVINFKAPAPERQILDLLQFLIPIEAKGIDTVETVPAGTGPFTLVSRAVGQGLTLKANPKYWREKQPIAQDLVFTVFSEDAAATAALESGAVDIVYNGSSRSAVRLKGAGYQVFAGPGPLVQVFRINSTRGPFRNKSFRQAFNHLMDRASILRVGYAGMGKVVALPWAPASPAFDDNYTKTYAYDLEKAKKLITASGLSADEMKGWKLLVNGSDEASVAISQIVQGSLQKVGVPIELDMRQGAEYVTALLGGDFAATFGAVGNVQKFPSRVTTNSIYRTSGNPILKDPHPHPDYVAAIAKVDAAAGGEAEVKAAYDNLNRVMVEEAFGIPTNSYDVGLVVASEKIGGITLDIDNLFIARTIGFK; from the coding sequence ATGATGAAGCTGTCGCGACGTCAATTCTGCATGACCGGTCTCGCCCTTGCGGGAGCCGCGCCGCTGCTGGCGGCCGGCCCGGCCTTCGCCCAGCAGCTCAAGGGCGGCGCGTTACGCGTTGGGGTGCTCAGCGAGCTCGCCAATTTCGACCCGCAGCAGCTCTCGACGGTCAATTTCCACGTCATCAAGAACCTCTATGACAGCCTGATCGAGTACACGCCGGACGGAAAGCCGCAGCCCAGCCTCGCAACCGAGTGGAAAATCGCACCCGACAAGACCTCGGTCAGCCTGACGCTGCGCGACGGCGTCACCTTCCACAGCGGCGCGCCGTTCAAGTCGGATTCCGTGCTGGCGACGTTGCAGAAGGGCGCCGATCCCAAGCGCGGCAAGAACGTCTTCTCGACCATGTCGATCGTCAAGGACTGGTCGGCGCCGGACGAGCGCTCGGTGGTGATCAACTTCAAGGCGCCGGCGCCCGAGCGCCAGATCCTCGACCTCCTGCAGTTCCTGATCCCGATCGAGGCCAAGGGCATCGATACGGTCGAGACCGTGCCGGCCGGCACCGGGCCCTTCACGCTGGTCAGCCGCGCTGTCGGCCAGGGGCTGACGCTCAAGGCCAATCCGAAATACTGGCGCGAGAAGCAGCCGATCGCACAGGACCTCGTCTTCACCGTGTTCAGCGAGGATGCCGCCGCCACCGCCGCGCTGGAATCGGGCGCGGTCGACATCGTCTATAACGGCTCCTCGCGCAGTGCCGTCAGGTTGAAGGGCGCCGGCTATCAGGTCTTCGCCGGGCCGGGTCCGCTGGTGCAGGTCTTCCGCATCAACTCGACGCGCGGCCCCTTCCGCAACAAGTCGTTCCGGCAGGCCTTCAACCATCTGATGGACCGCGCTAGCATCCTGCGTGTCGGCTATGCCGGCATGGGCAAGGTCGTGGCGCTGCCCTGGGCGCCGGCGAGCCCGGCCTTCGACGACAATTACACCAAGACCTACGCCTATGACCTTGAAAAGGCGAAGAAGCTGATCACAGCCTCCGGCCTGTCCGCCGATGAAATGAAGGGCTGGAAACTGCTGGTGAACGGCAGCGACGAGGCCTCCGTGGCGATCAGCCAGATCGTGCAGGGCTCGTTGCAGAAGGTCGGCGTGCCCATCGAACTCGATATGCGCCAGGGCGCCGAATACGTCACCGCGCTGCTCGGCGGCGACTTCGCCGCAACCTTCGGCGCGGTCGGCAATGTCCAGAAATTCCCGTCGCGGGTCACGACCAACTCGATCTATCGCACCTCCGGCAACCCGATCCTCAAGGATCCGCACCCGCATCCGGACTATGTCGCGGCGATCGCCAAGGTCGACGCCGCCGCTGGCGGCGAGGCGGAGGTGAAGGCGGCCTATGACAACCTCAACCGCGTGATGGTCGAGGAGGCCTTCGGGATTCCGACCAATTCCTACGATGTCGGCCTGGTCGTCGCCTCCGAGAAGATCGGCGGTATCACGCTCGATATCGACAACCTCTTCATCGCCCGTACCATCGGATTCAAATGA
- a CDS encoding M81 family metallopeptidase, producing the protein MRLALIHIVQETNDFNPVLTTLADFQAFGLYEGEDIARHFGDIGQIGGHYAAIRESGLAVETIPIIRAWAVAGGRISREAFDFFQEKIRIGLEAIGPIDGLILHLHGACAAEGVDDVEGEQAELCRQVLGPDVPILLGLDHHANVTHKIIANCTAIVGHRTQPHDVFDTGKVGTQVLLRILTGKLKPVMAWRKIPLLSHQEQFLTSKGPMKRWFDQARAFEADPRVLQASNYPMQPWLDVAEGGWSTIVVTDGDQALAERLADELADLAWSMRDDFQIREAVSVDAAVRGADAAERGMVVLSDTGDTVFGGAAGDSNLLLESMLRQDIKSRALIPLISPQAVATLVAAGEGAEVTLPLGGHAAIAFFKPLMVTGRVRRVGGGPVRLDYNHQPEVDMGRVVIFDVGPVTLLISELRGVAGNVPGVYEAFGIDLADYKMAVLKTASNFQYFAPITSQVIRADTRGPGQSDVFTLPWQRIPRPVYPLETISDWRAHSSQPGAGTG; encoded by the coding sequence GTGCGTCTGGCCCTGATCCACATTGTGCAGGAGACGAACGACTTCAATCCGGTGCTGACGACGCTCGCCGATTTCCAGGCCTTCGGGCTCTATGAGGGCGAGGACATCGCCCGGCATTTCGGCGATATCGGCCAGATCGGCGGTCACTACGCCGCCATCCGGGAGTCGGGGCTCGCAGTCGAGACCATCCCGATCATCCGCGCCTGGGCGGTCGCCGGCGGGCGGATTTCGCGGGAGGCCTTCGACTTCTTCCAGGAGAAGATCCGTATCGGCCTCGAAGCGATCGGGCCGATCGACGGGCTCATCCTGCATCTGCATGGCGCCTGCGCCGCCGAGGGCGTGGACGATGTCGAGGGCGAGCAGGCCGAGCTCTGCCGGCAGGTCCTTGGCCCCGATGTCCCGATCCTGCTCGGGCTCGATCACCACGCCAACGTCACGCACAAGATAATCGCCAATTGCACGGCCATCGTCGGCCACCGCACCCAGCCGCATGATGTCTTCGACACCGGTAAGGTCGGCACGCAGGTTCTGCTGCGCATCCTGACCGGCAAGCTGAAACCGGTCATGGCCTGGCGCAAGATCCCGCTGCTCTCGCATCAGGAGCAGTTCCTGACCTCCAAGGGCCCGATGAAGCGCTGGTTCGACCAAGCGAGGGCGTTCGAAGCCGATCCGCGCGTCTTGCAGGCCTCGAACTATCCGATGCAGCCCTGGCTCGACGTCGCCGAAGGCGGCTGGTCGACCATCGTCGTCACCGATGGCGACCAGGCCCTGGCCGAGCGGTTGGCAGACGAGCTCGCCGATCTCGCCTGGTCGATGCGCGACGATTTCCAGATCCGGGAGGCGGTCTCGGTCGACGCCGCCGTGCGCGGAGCGGACGCCGCCGAGCGCGGCATGGTCGTGCTCAGCGACACCGGCGACACGGTCTTCGGCGGCGCAGCCGGCGACAGCAACCTGCTCCTTGAGTCGATGCTGCGGCAAGACATCAAGAGCCGCGCCCTGATCCCGCTGATCTCGCCGCAAGCGGTCGCGACATTGGTCGCGGCGGGCGAGGGCGCCGAAGTGACCTTGCCCCTCGGCGGCCACGCCGCGATCGCGTTCTTCAAGCCGTTGATGGTGACCGGTCGGGTGCGGCGGGTCGGCGGCGGGCCGGTCCGGCTGGATTATAATCACCAGCCGGAGGTCGACATGGGCCGCGTCGTGATCTTCGACGTCGGACCTGTGACCTTGCTGATCAGCGAACTCCGCGGCGTCGCCGGCAATGTGCCGGGTGTCTACGAGGCCTTCGGCATCGATCTCGCCGACTACAAGATGGCGGTGCTCAAGACGGCCTCGAACTTCCAGTACTTCGCTCCGATCACCTCGCAGGTGATCCGCGCCGACACGCGTGGACCGGGGCAGTCTGATGTCTTCACTTTGCCGTGGCAGCGCATTCCACGACCTGTCTACCCACTGGAAACGATAAGCGACTGGCGGGCGCATTCGTCCCAGCCGGGAGCGGGAACGGGCTGA